The following proteins come from a genomic window of Solanum stenotomum isolate F172 unplaced genomic scaffold, ASM1918654v1 scaffold21593, whole genome shotgun sequence:
- the LOC125851015 gene encoding transcription regulatory protein SNF2-like produces the protein MVRTRTSASGDHEPIPAPASRSTIRGRGRGRGRGRGRGRGRIAASVEGQVPLATQSRDRTVPPDAYVIHGDVQDRVDGDGPAQAPPNIIATPVLQDTLTRMLGLLEGMAQAGTSPVTSDAS, from the coding sequence ATGGTTAGGACTCGTACATCTGCAAGTGGTGATCATGAGCCTATTCCTGCGCCTGCTTCTAGGAGCACTATCCGAGGTAGAGGCAGGGGACGAGGTCGAGGTCGAGGTCGGGGTAGGGGTCGTATTGCAGCATCCGTTGAAGGACAAGTACCATTAGCTACCCAAAGCCGTGATAGGACAGTACCTCCTGATGCATATGTTATTCATGGGGATGTGCAGGATCGTGTCGATGGGGATGGACCAGCTCAGGCTCCACCCAATATTATTGCCACCCCAGTGCTTCAAGATACTTTGACTCGTATGTTAGGACTTCTAGAGGGGATGGCTCAGGCGGGAACTTCGCCTGTCACCTCTGATGCTTCA